The Spirosoma radiotolerans genome has a window encoding:
- a CDS encoding type II toxin-antitoxin system HigB family toxin produces the protein MIFFNKRTLFIRFVGTHAQYDKLPDCSTI, from the coding sequence ATGATTTTCTTTAACAAACGAACCCTGTTCATTCGCTTCGTGGGCACCCATGCCCAATATGACAAACTACCAGACTGCTCAACCATTTAA
- a CDS encoding DUF6804 family protein has translation MMKIYRAILLTAAVLLFLATLATLSLPYGFYTFLRIVVCGLAFYVAIQTRDSIVALISLLVVAILFNPLVPIHLPQPTWRIIDLATAAAFIRLAFKPARTQNQ, from the coding sequence ATGATGAAGATATACCGGGCAATTCTCCTAACAGCAGCGGTCCTGTTGTTCTTAGCTACTCTAGCTACGTTGTCTTTACCTTATGGCTTTTATACCTTTTTGCGGATCGTAGTTTGTGGCCTAGCTTTCTATGTCGCTATACAGACCAGGGACTCAATTGTAGCGTTGATTAGTCTGCTGGTGGTAGCTATCCTCTTTAACCCATTAGTGCCTATTCATCTGCCTCAACCGACTTGGCGTATTATTGATTTGGCCACAGCAGCTGCCTTTATTCGATTAGCGTTCAAGCCTGCGAGAACGCAAAATCAGTGA
- a CDS encoding helix-turn-helix domain-containing protein, with protein sequence MTKPDPPLADFVDSFWLFFNHSPSDKQFVVLPDGRIDLLFYRSKTEPLRIVLLGLETQYAPRIVAANTELFAVSFKLLATDYIFPNTVANLLNQAKSLPPGFWQVSPDDLYDFDVFCQLITEKIQSFLPKVIERRKQRLFDLVYSSNGSLTVKKLSEKVGWSSRQINRYFNQQYGLSLKAYCSILRFKAALKPISEGNLFPEHAFTDQNHFIKTIKRYAGVTPKILRKNKDDRFYYLTALRNQPT encoded by the coding sequence ATGACAAAACCCGATCCGCCACTTGCGGATTTTGTAGACAGCTTTTGGCTGTTTTTTAACCATTCCCCCAGCGATAAGCAATTTGTTGTTTTGCCTGACGGACGGATTGACTTGCTGTTTTACCGGTCGAAAACAGAGCCCTTACGCATTGTGCTTTTAGGGCTCGAAACTCAGTATGCTCCCCGGATCGTAGCCGCTAACACAGAGCTATTCGCTGTTAGCTTTAAACTGCTGGCGACCGACTATATTTTTCCCAATACCGTTGCCAACTTGTTGAACCAAGCCAAGAGTTTACCCCCCGGTTTCTGGCAAGTTAGCCCCGACGACCTGTATGACTTTGATGTGTTTTGTCAACTGATTACTGAGAAAATCCAATCGTTTTTACCAAAAGTGATTGAGAGACGAAAACAGAGACTGTTTGACTTAGTCTACTCATCAAATGGCTCATTAACGGTCAAAAAACTATCCGAAAAAGTTGGCTGGAGCAGCCGTCAGATCAATCGTTATTTCAATCAGCAATACGGTCTTTCGCTGAAAGCCTATTGCAGTATACTTCGGTTCAAAGCCGCGCTCAAGCCCATTAGTGAAGGTAACCTTTTCCCAGAGCACGCATTTACCGACCAAAACCATTTCATCAAAACAATTAAGCGGTACGCGGGAGTTACGCCCAAAATATTACGGAAAAATAAAGATGACAGGTTCTATTACCTCACGGCTTTACGAAATCAGCCGACCTGA
- a CDS encoding toxin-antitoxin system YwqK family antitoxin — MKTCLLLIFLSVFTNKSLKAQNSLASSIPAITQHDGYFEKLTYLGANQDYYTVSTFLTDSTLYRVDTYRLIDRVNPYTSPATITKVATHQGQTKIFYPTGQVYLTCEYSHNVLHGPLVIYYADGSIKRRERYKSGDLLTSQCYTLQGDLQTCDLLYRAPQFMGKPNQLKRYLTQRLQALAQREQVRDITITLTINELGQIAKTDVKSYSNPANSELISSVLEAVQAMPRWKPNHFNWQPATMDGVAIEEAWTIDIRRKQGFLYVYLPHS, encoded by the coding sequence ATGAAAACTTGCTTGCTACTCATATTCCTGAGTGTCTTCACAAACAAGAGCCTTAAGGCTCAAAATAGTTTAGCTTCTTCTATCCCGGCTATAACTCAACACGACGGTTATTTTGAGAAGCTGACTTATCTTGGCGCTAACCAAGACTATTACACTGTCAGTACATTTTTGACTGACAGCACACTTTATCGGGTAGATACATACAGGCTAATTGACAGAGTAAATCCTTATACCAGTCCAGCCACGATCACTAAAGTAGCTACTCATCAGGGACAAACTAAAATATTCTATCCCACTGGCCAAGTTTATTTGACATGTGAGTATAGTCACAATGTCCTGCATGGGCCACTAGTAATCTATTACGCTGATGGCTCAATCAAAAGACGAGAGCGCTACAAATCCGGCGACCTGCTGACGAGCCAGTGCTACACACTTCAAGGCGACCTACAAACGTGTGACTTACTGTATCGGGCACCCCAGTTTATGGGCAAACCCAATCAGCTAAAACGCTATCTAACACAGCGATTACAAGCACTGGCTCAACGGGAACAAGTACGGGATATCACCATAACGTTGACCATCAATGAACTGGGGCAAATAGCCAAAACGGATGTAAAATCTTACTCAAATCCTGCCAACTCTGAGTTGATAAGTTCTGTTTTGGAAGCTGTGCAAGCTATGCCACGTTGGAAGCCGAACCATTTCAACTGGCAGCCCGCTACCATGGATGGTGTGGCGATTGAGGAAGCATGGACTATTGACATTAGACGAAAGCAGGGATTCCTGTATGTTTATTTACCACACTCTTAA
- a CDS encoding class I SAM-dependent methyltransferase, which yields MSSNILTDIQSIQGNNTLWQDTHFASRMQALDHLAFIIDHLDDLLRLRNPPAELLSVKQWALTISQQLEAIDWALFERLRAAIRNGHCQGRALLDLINSYAGQGLSNNQLTNPGVGYDELDVFTNGLLSSQALPSETQKRQAEMIFYQKTPTRIILELVAKANLTKQDVFYDLGSGLGQVCLLVNLLTGTPTKGIEVEPAYCRYAQISAQDLNLPNVVFQCEDARTAHFDDGSVFFLYTPFEGRILQDVLEKLQMIAQHRPIKLFSYGPCTAHIAGQPWLRGGGQLTDYVDQLGEFRSCQPD from the coding sequence ATGAGTAGCAATATACTAACCGATATTCAGTCAATTCAGGGAAATAATACGTTGTGGCAAGATACCCATTTCGCCAGTCGAATGCAGGCGCTTGACCACTTGGCATTCATTATTGATCACCTGGACGATTTACTTCGACTCCGCAATCCACCCGCCGAATTGCTCTCGGTCAAGCAGTGGGCCTTGACGATAAGCCAGCAGTTAGAAGCCATCGATTGGGCATTGTTTGAGCGGCTGCGAGCCGCTATTCGAAACGGGCATTGTCAAGGAAGAGCGCTTCTAGACCTAATTAACTCCTATGCTGGCCAGGGCTTATCGAATAACCAGCTAACTAATCCGGGTGTTGGTTATGATGAGCTGGATGTATTCACCAATGGTCTGCTTTCCTCTCAAGCTCTCCCTTCAGAGACCCAAAAAAGACAAGCAGAGATGATTTTTTATCAGAAAACACCAACTCGAATTATTCTCGAGTTGGTAGCGAAAGCGAATCTGACGAAGCAGGATGTTTTTTATGACTTGGGGTCGGGCTTAGGCCAGGTTTGTCTGTTAGTTAATTTACTGACTGGCACTCCTACCAAAGGTATAGAAGTGGAGCCTGCTTATTGCCGGTATGCTCAGATCAGTGCCCAGGATCTGAACCTACCCAATGTAGTCTTCCAGTGTGAAGATGCCCGAACAGCCCACTTTGATGATGGGAGTGTTTTCTTTCTGTATACTCCCTTCGAAGGGCGGATATTGCAGGATGTCTTAGAGAAATTACAGATGATAGCCCAGCATCGACCCATTAAACTTTTCAGCTATGGCCCCTGCACGGCTCATATAGCTGGTCAGCCTTGGCTGAGGGGTGGAGGGCAACTTACTGATTATGTCGACCAACTGGGTGAATTTAGGAGTTGTCAACCGGATTAA
- a CDS encoding putative quinol monooxygenase has protein sequence MIKRGDNQLRTARQGIAPSATKLFATCTKHRTAHTTVNNVKNEPMMNRQLGYVMKMIAKPGYGDTLRKLATDGMRIANQGGTWVHCRVENEPDTLWTFEFFENPEAKARYEESELSDKLRDEIIDLLVEPPVRIAVTPFSASWLPE, from the coding sequence ATGATTAAACGTGGCGACAACCAGCTACGAACGGCCAGACAAGGAATTGCTCCAAGCGCTACCAAGCTGTTTGCGACATGTACCAAACACCGCACAGCACACACAACCGTAAACAACGTAAAAAACGAGCCAATGATGAATAGACAACTCGGTTATGTAATGAAAATGATCGCAAAGCCCGGTTATGGCGATACGCTACGCAAACTTGCTACCGACGGGATGAGAATAGCCAACCAGGGTGGCACCTGGGTTCACTGCCGGGTCGAAAATGAACCCGATACGTTGTGGACGTTTGAATTTTTTGAAAACCCAGAAGCCAAAGCGCGCTACGAGGAAAGTGAGCTTTCAGATAAGCTACGCGATGAAATAATAGACCTGCTTGTCGAGCCACCAGTCCGTATTGCCGTGACTCCCTTTTCGGCTAGTTGGCTTCCAGAGTAG
- a CDS encoding FG-GAP repeat domain-containing protein, with product MKAILRQLIADLSAAGSLPATIRYGYCPPKPTHWLLVVVLLNVSSSSWAQCFNPTTIQIATPNNFQVGTNPHSVAVARLNLFDDYADLAVVNYSSNSVSVLLGNGSGGFGVATNLAVGKGPVSVAVGDFDGDYRPDLVTANQNSSSVSVLLGNSSGNFGTATNFPAGAYPSSVVVKDFNGDGKADLATANSGSSTVSVLLGKGNGSFGAPTQFSVGDSPFSLAIGDFNKDGKADLVTANYNGYNVSVLLGNGSGSFGTATNFTVGGGPVSVTVGDFNKDGKADLATANYDANTTSVLLGNGNGGFSVPTSFAAGSGAYSVATEDFNSDNKLDLVTANYASNNVTVRLGNGTGGFGSPVTFPVGSGPFVVTVGKVSGDSYVDLVTANYTSNNVSVLLGMGNGSFNTTADVPLSMAVSDFNGDGKPDLATANGASNKVSVLAGNGAGGFGVATSFTTGRYPRLVVVGDLNLDGKPDLVTANESADNNISVLLGNGSGGFGVATNYTAGTYPTSVVIGDFTTDGKPDLAVSNGTKIMVFRGSGTGNFGAPTSLTTTIDPYSMVGRDFNADGRLDLLVSGYNSTKMLVLPGNGNGGFGTGITHEIGGVPQSIRVKDVNGDGKLDLVTSIYSSNNVSVFPGMGNGSFGPAINSPTVNSPSSMAAGDWNGDGKVDLAVTDSYSGKVTLLLGNGSGSFSIGTAINLGNSPGGVVASDLNGDGKLDLVATQPYFSSHSLAILLNCMSFLKSTASEFNAYSSRLGASEAGVGLQVQVFSNPVTGPLVEVTIQGVEGQAVELELVDLQGKRIYQHSINQADDQNRLQLPLGGSTGLLLLQVRTATQRQLVKLLRP from the coding sequence ATGAAAGCTATTCTACGGCAATTAATTGCTGACTTGTCTGCCGCCGGTAGTCTCCCGGCTACCATACGGTATGGTTACTGCCCACCCAAGCCAACCCATTGGCTGCTGGTTGTTGTACTCCTCAATGTCAGCAGCTCGAGTTGGGCACAATGCTTCAATCCGACTACCATTCAGATCGCTACCCCCAATAATTTCCAGGTAGGGACAAATCCTCATTCAGTGGCGGTGGCCAGATTGAACCTTTTCGACGACTATGCCGATCTAGCTGTGGTGAATTATAGTTCGAATAGCGTCTCGGTGCTGCTGGGCAACGGCAGTGGTGGTTTTGGTGTGGCAACCAACTTGGCCGTCGGCAAGGGGCCTGTTTCTGTGGCGGTGGGCGATTTCGACGGCGACTACCGACCCGACCTGGTAACGGCCAACCAAAACTCCAGCAGCGTATCGGTCCTGTTAGGTAACAGCAGCGGGAATTTTGGGACCGCTACCAACTTCCCTGCCGGCGCTTATCCTAGTTCGGTGGTGGTGAAGGACTTTAACGGGGACGGCAAAGCCGACCTGGCTACGGCCAATAGTGGGTCAAGTACCGTCTCGGTACTGCTGGGCAAAGGCAACGGGAGCTTCGGAGCCCCCACTCAGTTTAGTGTCGGGGATAGCCCTTTTTCGCTAGCGATAGGCGATTTTAACAAGGATGGCAAGGCTGACCTGGTGACGGCCAACTACAATGGATACAACGTCTCGGTGCTGTTGGGCAATGGCAGTGGAAGCTTTGGCACCGCGACTAATTTCACGGTCGGCGGAGGTCCTGTTTCGGTGACCGTGGGCGATTTTAACAAGGATGGCAAGGCTGACCTGGCGACGGCCAACTACGATGCCAACACCACGTCGGTACTGCTCGGTAACGGCAACGGGGGCTTTAGCGTACCCACCAGTTTCGCTGCTGGAAGTGGTGCCTATTCGGTGGCCACAGAGGATTTCAATAGCGATAATAAGCTGGACTTGGTGACAGCCAACTATGCATCGAACAACGTCACGGTGCGACTGGGCAACGGGACGGGGGGCTTCGGGTCACCAGTCACTTTCCCCGTTGGCAGTGGACCCTTTGTGGTCACGGTAGGCAAAGTCAGCGGTGATAGTTATGTCGACTTGGTGACGGCCAACTATACCTCCAACAACGTCTCGGTGCTGCTGGGCATGGGCAACGGGAGCTTTAACACAACGGCCGATGTACCGCTGTCAATGGCGGTCAGCGATTTTAATGGGGATGGCAAACCCGATCTGGCGACGGCCAATGGGGCATCCAACAAAGTATCAGTACTGGCAGGAAACGGAGCGGGAGGCTTTGGCGTAGCGACCAGCTTTACCACGGGTCGTTATCCTCGTCTGGTTGTCGTGGGTGATCTGAACCTGGATGGCAAGCCGGACTTGGTGACGGCAAACGAAAGCGCTGATAACAATATCTCGGTGCTGCTGGGCAACGGGAGTGGTGGTTTTGGTGTGGCAACCAACTACACCGCCGGGACGTATCCTACTTCGGTGGTGATTGGGGACTTTACGACGGATGGCAAGCCTGACCTGGCGGTGAGTAATGGCACGAAAATTATGGTGTTTCGGGGTAGCGGCACTGGAAATTTTGGGGCACCGACCAGTTTGACTACTACGATCGATCCTTATTCCATGGTGGGGAGAGATTTCAATGCCGATGGCAGACTTGATCTGTTGGTCAGCGGCTATAATTCGACTAAAATGCTGGTGCTACCGGGTAATGGCAACGGAGGCTTCGGGACAGGCATTACCCACGAGATAGGAGGGGTACCCCAGTCAATTAGGGTAAAGGATGTCAATGGGGATGGTAAGCTGGACCTGGTGACGTCTATCTATTCATCGAACAACGTTTCAGTGTTTCCCGGTATGGGTAATGGGAGTTTTGGGCCCGCCATTAACTCCCCGACGGTTAATAGTCCTTCGTCGATGGCAGCGGGCGACTGGAATGGCGATGGCAAAGTTGATCTGGCGGTGACGGATAGTTATTCCGGTAAGGTAACGTTATTACTGGGCAATGGGAGTGGTAGCTTTAGCATCGGTACCGCCATTAACCTGGGTAACTCTCCGGGTGGGGTAGTAGCCAGCGACTTGAATGGGGATGGCAAGCTTGACTTAGTGGCAACCCAACCGTATTTTTCTAGCCACAGCCTGGCCATACTGCTCAACTGCATGAGTTTTCTCAAATCGACAGCTAGTGAGTTCAATGCCTATTCGAGTAGGCTAGGAGCGAGTGAAGCAGGTGTTGGCCTGCAGGTGCAGGTGTTTAGTAACCCTGTAACTGGCCCCTTGGTGGAAGTAACTATTCAGGGGGTGGAAGGGCAGGCCGTGGAGTTAGAGCTAGTTGATCTGCAAGGCAAACGTATTTATCAACACAGCATCAATCAAGCCGACGATCAGAACCGGCTCCAACTGCCTTTGGGGGGCAGCACCGGCCTGCTCCTGCTACAGGTGCGTACAGCTACCCAGCGCCAGCTTGTTAAATTGCTGCGGCCGTAA
- a CDS encoding TetR/AcrR family transcriptional regulator, whose protein sequence is MTADQESTKNRILTEAITVFQQKGLLGARMQEIADKAGINKAMLHYYFKTKEELFSQVFQQALTLFVVNIQQILASERTLVEKVSQYVDYTTSALSANPSIPSFVLHELNRDPLRLVTYFAGDNRLNLTRFTQHFSSTQQANQFFANMVSLCIYPFVARPMMEKLFGMSPQAYDQFLLQRKELIKSQLMQQL, encoded by the coding sequence ATGACAGCTGATCAAGAATCTACAAAAAATCGGATCTTAACCGAAGCGATTACAGTCTTCCAACAAAAAGGGCTTCTTGGAGCCCGTATGCAGGAGATTGCCGATAAAGCAGGCATCAATAAAGCGATGCTGCACTATTATTTTAAAACCAAGGAAGAATTGTTCAGCCAGGTCTTCCAACAGGCACTTACTTTATTTGTCGTTAACATCCAGCAGATTCTGGCCAGTGAGAGGACACTAGTCGAGAAAGTAAGTCAGTACGTTGATTATACAACGTCTGCTTTGTCAGCCAATCCAAGCATTCCGTCGTTTGTTTTACACGAACTGAATCGGGATCCGCTGCGCCTGGTAACCTACTTTGCCGGAGACAATCGACTTAATTTAACCCGATTTACGCAGCACTTTTCGTCTACTCAGCAGGCTAACCAGTTTTTTGCCAACATGGTCTCTCTTTGCATATATCCCTTTGTAGCCAGACCCATGATGGAAAAATTGTTCGGTATGTCCCCCCAGGCGTATGATCAATTTCTACTTCAGCGTAAAGAATTGATCAAGAGTCAGTTAATGCAACAACTTTAA
- a CDS encoding helix-turn-helix domain-containing protein produces the protein MPIKVPQLIPEMIEFKMYEKKMKQREMAQLLEVPETRLSEILRGKRRVNLAMAKTLRNKLKIDADFILEHAYNHNHLIF, from the coding sequence ATGCCCATTAAAGTGCCGCAGTTGATTCCGGAAATGATCGAGTTCAAGATGTACGAGAAGAAGATGAAGCAACGCGAGATGGCTCAACTCTTGGAAGTGCCCGAAACCCGTTTATCAGAAATCCTTCGGGGCAAGCGCCGGGTCAACCTGGCTATGGCCAAGACTTTACGCAACAAATTGAAGATCGATGCTGATTTCATTTTGGAACATGCCTATAATCACAACCATCTCATTTTTTGA
- a CDS encoding serine hydrolase domain-containing protein — MKKTILLAILSVTIGKLIAQTTNSANWTSANAYFGQTPPTEIPQVFAPKMPVDSGIVMGSVAFSTDGTAFYYGYAQSWTSRVNSGITKRAVDGQRWSQPIPIAEALNNPTLSSDASVNAQQAAPEIPDMKDSLAVTTWLKSKGVPCLAIGYLEEGKRAEIKVFGELKQGVPAPINTLFNVASVTKTITAMVTLSLANAGSWEIDAPIAAYFIDPDVAQDPRSKHLTTRHILTHQTGFPNWRTELSGGKLAFQFEPGTHYQYSGEGFEYLRHALESKFRRSLYQLADSIVFKPLGMNSTSFTWNPGDENRLAFPFDESGMPLAVVKNTESNAADLLKTTASDYCKFMAWLLSGAGLRQELFEEMASHQVERKANSYMGLGWVIYEPVGGDQYALSHGGHDPGVHTIVLLLPKAKQALLIFTNSDKGIQLYPELLRYYLGVAGQDIVTIETGRKN; from the coding sequence ATGAAAAAGACGATTCTTTTGGCAATTCTTTCGGTCACTATTGGAAAACTGATCGCCCAAACGACCAATTCGGCGAATTGGACCAGTGCGAATGCGTATTTTGGGCAAACTCCGCCTACTGAAATTCCCCAGGTATTTGCACCTAAAATGCCTGTTGACTCGGGGATCGTGATGGGTTCAGTGGCGTTTTCTACAGATGGCACAGCGTTCTATTACGGGTATGCACAAAGTTGGACCAGCCGGGTGAACTCGGGTATTACGAAACGTGCGGTTGACGGCCAACGCTGGAGTCAGCCGATTCCAATAGCTGAAGCACTCAACAATCCGACCCTTTCGTCCGACGCTTCAGTAAACGCTCAACAGGCAGCACCTGAGATTCCGGATATGAAGGATTCTCTGGCCGTCACTACCTGGTTGAAAAGTAAAGGAGTACCCTGCTTGGCAATCGGTTACCTTGAAGAGGGAAAACGGGCGGAGATTAAGGTTTTTGGTGAGCTAAAGCAGGGGGTCCCCGCCCCTATCAACACGCTTTTCAACGTGGCCTCAGTCACCAAGACCATCACGGCCATGGTGACCCTAAGTCTGGCCAATGCTGGTAGTTGGGAGATAGATGCACCGATAGCGGCTTACTTCATCGATCCGGATGTAGCCCAAGACCCCAGAAGTAAACACCTGACGACCCGCCATATTCTCACCCATCAGACGGGGTTTCCTAACTGGCGCACGGAGCTTTCCGGTGGAAAACTCGCATTTCAATTTGAACCCGGCACACATTACCAGTACTCAGGTGAAGGATTTGAGTACCTGAGGCATGCTCTAGAGAGCAAGTTCAGGCGCTCCCTTTACCAATTAGCTGACTCGATTGTCTTTAAACCACTCGGTATGAACTCGACGAGTTTTACATGGAATCCAGGGGACGAGAACCGCCTGGCCTTTCCGTTTGATGAGTCAGGAATGCCATTGGCTGTCGTCAAAAATACAGAATCCAATGCCGCGGATCTACTGAAAACGACCGCCAGCGACTATTGTAAATTCATGGCTTGGCTGCTTTCAGGCGCTGGGTTAAGGCAGGAACTGTTTGAGGAAATGGCCAGCCATCAGGTCGAACGAAAAGCGAATTCCTATATGGGTTTAGGCTGGGTAATCTACGAACCGGTGGGTGGTGATCAGTACGCTCTTTCCCACGGCGGCCACGATCCGGGTGTGCATACGATTGTGCTACTGCTGCCCAAAGCGAAGCAGGCGCTTCTGATCTTTACCAATTCAGATAAGGGCATTCAACTCTACCCGGAGCTTCTACGTTATTACCTCGGCGTTGCTGGTCAAGATATCGTGACTATTGAGACAGGAAGGAAAAACTGA
- a CDS encoding S41 family peptidase has translation MTHFKSPVSFKLLSLCLLSFITLTSCNKEKEPAVTSVAAQTYLDEVVGLVKANSINRKTIDWTVFKAKVDAQARGAQTIADTYPAIQLGLTLLGDNHSMYYATTGTTFYGNRTVSCTDLNPITGTIYKGIGYVKVTAFNGGGSDATKFAQSIQDAIKAADSDSIIGWIVDLRDNLGGNMWPMIAGVGPLLGEGVCGYFLDPDGNASAWSYQKGSALLNQAELTKVESAYTVRKATAKVAVLTNQATASSGEAVAIAFKGRPNTRSFGKATCGLSTANVTNKLSDGALLNLT, from the coding sequence ATGACTCATTTTAAATCGCCAGTTTCTTTCAAGCTTCTGTCCCTTTGTCTGCTCAGCTTTATTACTTTAACCAGTTGCAATAAAGAGAAAGAACCTGCCGTAACTTCAGTTGCTGCTCAGACTTATTTGGATGAAGTGGTTGGTTTAGTGAAGGCCAATTCAATCAATCGAAAAACGATTGACTGGACGGTGTTTAAAGCAAAAGTAGATGCCCAGGCTCGAGGAGCACAGACTATAGCGGATACCTATCCGGCTATTCAGCTTGGCTTAACGTTACTGGGTGACAATCACAGCATGTACTATGCCACTACTGGGACGACTTTTTATGGAAACAGGACCGTATCCTGTACAGATCTTAATCCCATAACCGGAACAATATATAAGGGGATCGGCTATGTTAAAGTAACTGCTTTTAACGGAGGGGGGAGCGATGCGACAAAGTTCGCTCAATCAATTCAAGATGCCATAAAAGCCGCTGACAGTGACTCCATTATCGGCTGGATTGTTGATCTGAGAGATAATTTAGGGGGCAACATGTGGCCTATGATTGCGGGTGTAGGGCCTCTGTTAGGGGAGGGCGTATGTGGCTATTTCCTGGATCCTGATGGAAATGCGTCGGCCTGGTCCTATCAAAAAGGCAGTGCCTTACTGAATCAAGCTGAGCTCACTAAAGTGGAATCGGCCTACACCGTTCGAAAAGCAACGGCTAAAGTGGCTGTGTTAACCAATCAAGCTACCGCCAGTTCAGGTGAGGCCGTAGCGATTGCCTTCAAAGGACGGCCGAATACCCGTAGTTTTGGTAAAGCCACGTGTGGTTTATCAACCGCTAATGTAACCAATAAGTTGAGTGATGGTGCCCTCTTAAATTTAACTTAG